One Glycine max cultivar Williams 82 chromosome 6, Glycine_max_v4.0, whole genome shotgun sequence DNA segment encodes these proteins:
- the LOC100777819 gene encoding transcription factor bHLH79 isoform X1: MDPPLITDSTFSPAYSLAEIWPGMPHFPPPFPHPSSADHSTLTDLTATPRKRKDCSSSSSSASAADEDDCSKVLSSTTTATANLSNNDSGSNKQMKLGGSSVENDGFKAEAEASSAGGNKSSEQSNKPCEAPKQDYIHVRARRGQATDSHSLAERARREKISERMKILQDLVPGCNKVIGKALVLDEIINYIQSLQRQVEFLSMKLEAVNSRMNMNPTIDGFPSKDVGTQPFDIAGMVFGSQAARGYAQGSSPPGWLHMQIGGGFERTT; encoded by the exons ATGGATCCTCCTCTCATCACTGACTCCACATTCTCCCCCGCTTACTCTCTCGCCGAGATTTGGCCCGGAATGCCCCATTTCCCCCCTCCCTTCCCCCACCCCTCCTCCGCCGATCACTCCACCCTCACCGACCTCACCGCCACCCCCCGCAAGAGAAAGGActgctcctcctcctcctcctccgccTCCGCCGCCGACGAGGACGACTGCTCCAAGGTCctctcctccaccaccaccgccactGCCAACCTCTCCAAT AATGATTCTGGTAGCAATAAACAGATGAAGTTAGGAGGGTCCAGTGTTGAAAACGATGGTTTCAAAGCTGAGGCAGAAGCGAGTTCTGCGGGTGGTAACAAGTCAAGTGAGCAAAGCAATAAACCTTGTGAGGCACCTAAGCAAGACTATATTCATGTGAGAGCAAGAAGGGGCCAAGCAACCGATAGCCACAGTCTGGCAGAGAGA GCAAGAAGAGAAAAGATCAGTGAGAGGATGAAAATTCTTCAGGATTTGGTGCCAGGGTGTAACAAG GTAATTGGTAAAGCACTTGTTCTAGATgagataatcaattacatccaGTCACTGCAGCGTCAGGTTGAG TTCCTTTCAATGAAGCTTGAAGCAGTTAATTCAAGAATGAACATGAACCCTACTATTGATGGGTTTCCTTCAAAAGAT GTTGGTACTCAGCCATTTGACATTGCTGGAATGGTATTTGGATCACAGGCAGCAAGGGGGTATGCTCAGGGATCATCACCTCCTGGATGGCTGCATATGCAGATAGGAGGTGGTTTCGAGAGAACAACATAA
- the LOC100777819 gene encoding transcription factor bHLH79 isoform X2 codes for MDPPLITDSTFSPAYSLAEIWPGMPHFPPPFPHPSSADHSTLTDLTATPRKRKDCSSSSSSASAADEDDCSKVLSSTTTATANLSNNDSGSNKQMKLGGSSVENDGFKAEAEASSAGGNKSSEQSNKPCEAPKQDYIHVRARRGQATDSHSLAERARREKISERMKILQDLVPGCNKVIGKALVLDEIINYIQSLQRQVEFLSMKLEAVNSRMNMNPTIDGFPSKDHMDPFVTSFSLIG; via the exons ATGGATCCTCCTCTCATCACTGACTCCACATTCTCCCCCGCTTACTCTCTCGCCGAGATTTGGCCCGGAATGCCCCATTTCCCCCCTCCCTTCCCCCACCCCTCCTCCGCCGATCACTCCACCCTCACCGACCTCACCGCCACCCCCCGCAAGAGAAAGGActgctcctcctcctcctcctccgccTCCGCCGCCGACGAGGACGACTGCTCCAAGGTCctctcctccaccaccaccgccactGCCAACCTCTCCAAT AATGATTCTGGTAGCAATAAACAGATGAAGTTAGGAGGGTCCAGTGTTGAAAACGATGGTTTCAAAGCTGAGGCAGAAGCGAGTTCTGCGGGTGGTAACAAGTCAAGTGAGCAAAGCAATAAACCTTGTGAGGCACCTAAGCAAGACTATATTCATGTGAGAGCAAGAAGGGGCCAAGCAACCGATAGCCACAGTCTGGCAGAGAGA GCAAGAAGAGAAAAGATCAGTGAGAGGATGAAAATTCTTCAGGATTTGGTGCCAGGGTGTAACAAG GTAATTGGTAAAGCACTTGTTCTAGATgagataatcaattacatccaGTCACTGCAGCGTCAGGTTGAG TTCCTTTCAATGAAGCTTGAAGCAGTTAATTCAAGAATGAACATGAACCCTACTATTGATGGGTTTCCTTCAAAAGAT CATATGGATCCATTTGTGACATCATTCTCACTGATCGGTTGA
- the LOC100794844 gene encoding uncharacterized protein, giving the protein MNENKEETRSMVAISLYRGNLHRVPDVPRRWPMPAPKITLKDFKSLLARRSKALSRLQNPNSTPLPNGSQPEPPPTVTVNHGEGPSITVAREDGDRNETPLVAVSSAKKPLAGSDSEKPQLDSKIDEASEKKTSDGVAAPEEEQTEPVAENEDLLNEKKKRKKEIEEKLHGLNDNKHNLVLVLKQILNAEEELKRRNSMQVVAMRGPSVPLQGDGTNDTGSMIRHMPPRLGSEGNLVAADVDGGGEGDDFANHTMHSRHVLRTSSMSPSSESTLRRTPSISIQQNVISHPSRANMGAAGSPSRFALSGHQGNPMNLPSVSVSGTSYIASSPSPAASGGTSVFRDARQPSPWK; this is encoded by the exons ATGAATGAAAACAAAGAAGAGACAAGAAGCATGGTAGCAATTTCGCTTTACAGAGGGAACCTTCACCGAGTACCGGACGTGCCTCGTCGATGGCCAATGCCAGCCCCCAAAATCACTCTCAAAGACTTCAAATCCCTTCTCGCTCGTCGCTCCAAGGCACTCTCGCGCCTTCAAAACCCTAACTCTACCCCTCTCCCCAACGGTTCCCAACCCGAACCACCTCCCACCGTTACCGTTAATCACGGCGAAGGCCCCTCCATCACCGTCGCCCGAGAAGACGGAGATCGCAACGAAACGCCGCTCGTCGCCGTTAGTTCCGCCAAGAAACCGCTCGCTGGATCTGATTCGGAGAAACCTCAGCTCGATTCCAAGATTGATGAGGCTTCGGAGAAAAAAACATCTGACGGTGTCGCCGCTCCGGAGGAAGAACAGACTGAGCCG GTCGCTGAGAATGAGGATCTGCTTaacgaaaagaagaaaaggaaaaaagaaattgagGAGAAGTTGCATGGGttgaatgataataaacataacCTGGTGTTGGTTTTGAAGCAG ATATTGAATGCGGAGGAGGAGTTGAAGAGACGAAATAGTATGCAAGTAGTTGCGATGCGTGGTCCCTCGGTTCCACTTCAAGGGGATGGAACAAATGATACTGGTTCAATGATTAGGCATATGCCCCCAAGGTTGGGATCCGAGGGAAATCTTGTTGCTGCTGATGTGGATGGTGGTGGTGAAGGGGATGATTTTGCTAACCATACAATGCATTCTCGCCATGTGCTTCGGACAAGTAGCATGTCTCCTTCTTCAGAGTCCACTCTTCGGAGAACCCCTAGCATTAGCATTCAACAGAATGTG ATTTCACATCCTTCTCGAGCAAATATGGGGGCTGCTGGTAGTCCATCACGCTTTGCTCTCTCAGGTCATCAGGGAAATCCCATGAACCTACCTTCAGTGTCTGTGTCAGGAACTAGTTacattgcatcatccccttccccaGCAGCATCTGGTGGCACTTCTGTTTTCAGAGACGCCCGGCAGCCAAGTCCATGGAAGTAG
- the LOC100795381 gene encoding transcription factor MYB35 encodes MARSPSCEKINVKRGLWTTEEDTKKLAFGSKHGSGNWTSVPKKSGLKRCGRSCRIRWTNYPRPDLKDDNFTTQEEDLIIKLHAAIGSRWSIIAQQLPGRTDTDVKNYWNSKLKKKLSQLGIDPVTHKPFSKLIADYGNIGGCQKPSTRIASINKDFKNAMMLKSESHQTLPEGFITNINDQPKPPPKMETTGNNFLFNRTHGDDLSMNLDQFQAISMKSGASNCIDFENEIMPVSMFGEDCFSKTSSPSTPSTCSTTAFSWNDFLLEDAFTPLANQEQDLVSQIEDLTWNKIEVKSLQASGSDLQFSSASDISFMEAMLDQENEMFLSFPHLMEEPSKLN; translated from the exons atggcGAGGTCTCCTTCTTGTGAAAAAATCAATGTCAAAAGGGGTTTGTGGACTACAGAAGAAGATACAAAGAAGCTTGCATTTGGCTCCAAGCATGGATCTGGTAACTGGACTTCTGTCcccaaaaaat CAGGGCTCAAGAGGTGTGGAAGGAGTTGTAGGATTAGGTGGACTAACTATCCCAGGCCTGATCTTAAAGACGACAACTTCACAACCCAAGAAGAAGATCTAATCATTAAGCTTCATGCAGCCATAGGTAGCAG GTGGTCTATAATAGCCCAACAACTTCCTGGGAGAACAGACACTGATGTAAAGAACTATTGGAACTCAAAGCTGAAAAAGAAGCTCTCTCAATTGGGGATTGACCCTGTCACCCACAAGCCCTTCTCTAAACTCATTGCTGACTATGGAAACATTGGGGGTTGCCAGAAACCAAGTACTCGAATTGCTTCAATCAATAAGGACTTCAAGAATGCAATGATGCTAAAATCAGAATCCCATCAAACCCTGCCAGAGGGATTTATTACAAACATCAATGACCAACCAAAGCCACCACCCAAAATGGAAACCACTGGAAACAACTTTTTGTTCAATAGAACTCATGGTGATGACCTCTCAATGAATCTTGACCAGTTCCAAGCCATATCAATGAAATCGGGTGCCTCGAATTGCATAGACTTCGAGAATGAGATCATGCCAGTGTCTATGTTCGGGGAAGATTGCTTTTCAAAAACTTCATCACCATCTACTCCTTCTACTTGTTCCACTACAGCTTTTAGTTGGAACGACTTCCTTTTGGAAGATGCTTTTACACCACTTGCTAACCAAGAACAAGACTTGGTGAGTCAAATAGAGGATCTGACTTGGAATAAGATAGAGGTCAAGTCACTGCAAGCCTCAGGTAGTGACttacaattttcctcagcatcTGACATTTCATTCATGGAAGCCATGCTTGATCAAGAAAATGAGATGTTCCTAAGTTTTCCTCACCTTATGGAGGAACCATCCAAGTTGAATTAA